A window of Helicobacter pylori genomic DNA:
TTTAACGCTGCAAACCCCTTATATTTTTTTTATCGCTATAGACACGCCCTTAGTGTCCTTTGAAAGCATTAAGGCTCTTTGTGGAGTCCAAAACTTTAGCGTGGTCTATGCTAAAGATCCTACAAAAGAACATTATTTGATTTCTTTATGGCATCAAAGTGTCCTTAAGGCTCTTTTTTACGCTCTTAAAACACACAATTACCGCCTGAGCGATCTTGTAAAAAATGCCTCTTCAATCGCTATCAATTTTGACAAAAAAGAAGAATTTTTAAACCTCAACACCCTAAAAGACTATGAATTATCCGTTCAAATCTTAAAAAAGGGAATAAATGGCTGAAGAAGAAAAGACTGAACTCCCTAGCACGAAAAAAATCCAAAAAGCCAGAGAAGAAGGCAATGTGCCTAAAAGCATGGAAGTGGTGGGGTTTTTAGGGTTACTGGCCGGGCTAATGAGTATTTTTGTTTTTTTTATATGGTGGGTGGATGGCTTTAGCGAGATGTATCGTTATGCGTTGAAAGACTTTTCTTTAGATTTTAGCAAGGAAAGCGTTCAAGAGCTTTTTAACCAGCTCGCTAAAGACACTTTTTTATTGATCCTGCCTATTCTAATCATTTTAGTAATGGTGGCGTTTTTGTCTAATGTCTTGCAATTTGGCTGGCTCTTTGCCCCTAAAGCCATTGAGCCTAAATTTTCTAAAATCAACCCTATCAATGGCGTTAAAAACCTTTTTTCTTTAAAAAAGCTTCTTGATGGGAGTTTGATCACCTTAAAGGTTTTTTTAGCTTTTTTTCTAGGGTTTTTCATTTTTTCTTTATTTTTAGGGGAATTAAACCATGCGGCTCTTTTGAATTTAAAAGGCCAGTTATTGTGGTTTAAAAACAAAGCGTTATTACTCATTTCTTCGCTTTTATTTTTATTTTTTGTTTTGGCTTTTATAGACTTAGTGATCAAGCGCCGCCAATACACCCACTCTTTAAAAATGACCAAACAAGAAGTTAAGGACGAATACAAACAACAAGAAGGAAGCCCAGAAATCAAAGCCAAAATCCGCCAAATGATGATGAAAAACGCCGCTAACAAAATGATGCAAGAAATCCCTAAAGCCAATGTCGTGGTAACTAACCCCACCCACTACGCCGTCGCTCTTCAATTTGATGAAGAGCACCCTGTGCCTATTGTAGTGGCTAAAGGCACGGATCATTTAGCCATTAGGATTAAGGGCATTGCCAGAGAGCATGATATAGAAATCATAGAAAATAAAACGCTCGCCAGAGAGCTTTATAGAGATGTGAAGTTAAACGCTGCCATACCGGAAGAATTGTTTGAAGCGGTAGCGATTGTCTTCGCTCAAGTGGCTAAATTGGAGCAAGAACGCCAAAAACAAAAGATCCTTAAACCTCTTTAAAATTGCTATAAATCCGCTTTTAAGCTTTTAAGGACGCTTGATTGAAATCAAAAAGGCTTTAACTATCCCTATTAAATGAGAGCCAAGTTTAAATCTTATGCTCCAAGCGCCTTAAAGTGTTATGCACATATTCTAAAAGCCACCCTAACAAACCCAAAAGATAAAAACCTAATCGCATGCCGTAATATTCTTTGGTTTGAACGAACATGCTAGAACATAGCACCACCACACAAAGCCCTACGATCAAAATGAGCGTGTTAGCGTATTCATACAGCCCAAAAAGGCGTTTGTGATAGATTAAAACCAGTATAAACAAAATAAGAGCGAGTATAAAAAGGGAAAAATCCACGCAATCAGACACGCTTAAAAACCTAAAACTCTGTAAAGAAGATGCAAAAATCCACACGATGCAAATATTCATAGAGGGCAAGAAAGATTGCTTCATGCTAGCCCCTAAAAAACGCCACAATAAAGTCCCTAACAGCGCAAAATAGAAAAAATAAAGCACCATTAAAGAATCTTTAATGGGAAAATTCCAAGCGTAGAAAGAAAGGCATAATATCCCTATGCAAGCGCATTTTTGGCGCGTGAGGGTGAAAGGCTTTAAAATAAGCACAAGCATATAAATTAAAGAAACGCCTATTAGCCCCAAGTAACCTAATTTGATAATAAAATCA
This region includes:
- the mobA gene encoding molybdenum cofactor guanylyltransferase MobA — protein: MKNPIISNIPCVLLAGGKSSRFIINGAQSNKALMPFESYSSLLEYQYTRLLKLFKQVVISTKKSYTLNAPYLLEKESNLFSPLVGIYNAFLTLQTPYIFFIAIDTPLVSFESIKALCGVQNFSVVYAKDPTKEHYLISLWHQSVLKALFYALKTHNYRLSDLVKNASSIAINFDKKEEFLNLNTLKDYELSVQILKKGING
- the flhB gene encoding flagellar biosynthesis protein FlhB codes for the protein MAEEEKTELPSTKKIQKAREEGNVPKSMEVVGFLGLLAGLMSIFVFFIWWVDGFSEMYRYALKDFSLDFSKESVQELFNQLAKDTFLLILPILIILVMVAFLSNVLQFGWLFAPKAIEPKFSKINPINGVKNLFSLKKLLDGSLITLKVFLAFFLGFFIFSLFLGELNHAALLNLKGQLLWFKNKALLLISSLLFLFFVLAFIDLVIKRRQYTHSLKMTKQEVKDEYKQQEGSPEIKAKIRQMMMKNAANKMMQEIPKANVVVTNPTHYAVALQFDEEHPVPIVVAKGTDHLAIRIKGIAREHDIEIIENKTLARELYRDVKLNAAIPEELFEAVAIVFAQVAKLEQERQKQKILKPL